A window of the Candidatus Hydrogenedentota bacterium genome harbors these coding sequences:
- the ffh gene encoding signal recognition particle protein, with protein MFESLTKRLESAFKMIRGQGRLTEANMKDALQQIRQALLEADVHYKVVQKFIADVQTAAVGEKVLDSIHPGQMIVKIVHDELVKLMGAQNAPLAFAAKPPTVIMMVGLQGQGKTTTAGKLAVMLKRQGRKPLLVGADVYRPAAIEQLEIVAGQAGVESFSLGVKANPVDICLMARGEASLRGCDVLILDTAGRLHVDEEMMGEVRRIAAQMAPQEILFVASAMTGQDAVRSAKQFNDAVPLTGVVLTQMDGDARGGAAISIIEVTGRPVKFVGTGEKLDALEPFHPGRMADQILGMGDVVSLVEKAQQVVDQKQALDFQKKARKGDWNLEDFLAQMQQVKKLGAFGDIIKKIPGLGKMMPDDLDGAEDELKYTEAIILSMTRKERRTPVIINGSRRRRIAEGSGTTVQEVNALLKDFQKMRDMMKQMMRGPKGGGKGRGLRGPLPPMPGR; from the coding sequence ATGTTTGAAAGCCTGACAAAACGGCTGGAATCGGCATTCAAGATGATTCGCGGCCAGGGTCGCCTGACTGAAGCGAACATGAAAGATGCGCTTCAGCAGATCCGCCAGGCGCTGCTCGAGGCGGACGTCCACTACAAGGTCGTCCAGAAGTTCATTGCGGACGTGCAGACGGCGGCGGTGGGCGAGAAGGTGCTGGACAGCATCCATCCCGGCCAGATGATCGTCAAGATCGTCCATGACGAGCTGGTGAAGCTGATGGGGGCGCAGAACGCGCCCCTGGCCTTCGCGGCGAAGCCGCCGACGGTGATCATGATGGTGGGCCTTCAGGGCCAGGGCAAGACGACGACGGCGGGCAAGCTGGCGGTGATGCTCAAGCGCCAGGGGCGCAAGCCGCTGCTGGTGGGCGCGGACGTGTACCGCCCCGCCGCCATTGAGCAGCTGGAGATTGTGGCCGGACAGGCCGGCGTGGAGTCTTTCAGCCTCGGCGTGAAGGCCAACCCGGTGGACATCTGCCTGATGGCCCGGGGCGAGGCCTCGCTGCGCGGCTGCGACGTGCTGATTCTGGACACGGCGGGGCGCCTGCATGTGGACGAGGAGATGATGGGCGAGGTCCGGCGCATCGCGGCGCAGATGGCCCCGCAGGAGATCCTCTTCGTCGCGAGCGCCATGACCGGCCAGGACGCGGTGCGCTCGGCGAAGCAGTTCAACGACGCGGTGCCCCTGACGGGCGTGGTCCTGACGCAGATGGACGGCGACGCGCGGGGCGGCGCGGCGATCAGCATCATCGAGGTGACCGGGCGGCCGGTGAAGTTTGTGGGCACGGGCGAGAAGCTGGACGCTTTGGAGCCCTTCCACCCCGGGCGCATGGCCGACCAGATCCTGGGCATGGGCGACGTGGTCTCGCTGGTGGAGAAGGCGCAGCAGGTGGTGGACCAGAAGCAGGCGCTGGACTTCCAGAAGAAGGCCCGCAAGGGCGACTGGAACCTGGAGGACTTTCTGGCGCAGATGCAGCAGGTGAAAAAGCTCGGGGCCTTCGGCGACATCATCAAGAAGATCCCCGGGCTCGGCAAGATGATGCCGGACGATCTGGACGGCGCCGAGGACGAGCTGAAGTACACCGAGGCGATCATTCTTTCCATGACGCGGAAAGAGCGCCGCACCCCGGTCATTATCAACGGCAGCCGCCGCCGGCGCATCGCCGAGGGCAGCGGCACCACGGTGCAGGAAGTGAACGCGCTTCTGAAGGACTTTCAGAAGATGCGCGACATGATGAAGCAGATGATGAGGGGCCCGAAGGGCGGCGGCAAAGGACGCGGCCTTCGCGGACCCCTCCCACCCATGCCGGGGCGCTAA
- a CDS encoding KH domain-containing protein, whose amino-acid sequence MIPAAELVDFVVRRLVHHEDELRLETVEEEDGGVIRLTMNQEDVGRVIGRNGRTIKALRTLVSTAAGGSEKAVRVEVAE is encoded by the coding sequence ATGATTCCGGCGGCGGAACTGGTGGATTTTGTGGTGCGGCGCCTGGTGCACCACGAGGACGAGCTTCGACTGGAGACGGTGGAGGAGGAGGACGGCGGCGTCATCCGGCTCACCATGAACCAGGAGGACGTGGGCCGCGTGATCGGCCGGAACGGACGCACGATCAAGGCGCTGCGCACCCTGGTGAGCACCGCCGCGGGCGGCTCCGAGAAGGCCGTGCGGGTTGAAGTGGCCGAGTGA
- the trmD gene encoding tRNA (guanosine(37)-N1)-methyltransferase TrmD — MRIDILTLFPELLETPLRTSLLGRAVEDGLLTVAVTNPRDFAGGRHRTVDDEPYGGGAGMVMQCGPLFAAVESLRDRNSLRRIVLMSPRGRRLDQDLVRELAAEPDLVILCARYEGVDERVSQALVTDEVSIGDYVLSGGELPALVLVEAVSRMIPGVVGKWESVDTDSFYHGVLGPPQYTRPPEFRGMRVPELLLGGNHAAIGRWRRKEALRATRTRRPDLLENLTSEDMDLLAEIESERGRPNTDKEKSQ, encoded by the coding sequence ATGAGGATAGACATCCTCACCCTGTTCCCGGAGCTGCTGGAGACGCCGTTGCGGACCAGCCTCCTCGGGCGGGCCGTTGAAGACGGGCTGCTCACTGTTGCGGTGACCAATCCGCGGGATTTCGCGGGCGGGCGGCACCGGACGGTGGACGACGAGCCCTACGGCGGCGGCGCGGGCATGGTCATGCAGTGCGGCCCGCTGTTTGCGGCTGTGGAAAGTTTAAGAGACAGGAACTCCCTGCGGCGGATCGTGCTGATGTCGCCCCGGGGCCGCAGGCTCGACCAGGACCTTGTGCGGGAACTGGCGGCGGAGCCGGACCTGGTGATCCTCTGCGCCCGGTATGAGGGTGTGGACGAGCGGGTTTCGCAGGCCCTGGTGACCGACGAGGTCTCCATCGGCGACTATGTGCTCAGCGGCGGCGAACTGCCGGCGCTGGTGCTGGTGGAGGCGGTCAGCCGGATGATTCCCGGGGTCGTGGGAAAATGGGAGTCCGTGGACACGGACTCCTTCTACCACGGCGTCCTCGGGCCGCCGCAGTACACGCGTCCGCCGGAATTCCGGGGGATGCGCGTGCCGGAGCTCCTGCTGGGCGGCAACCACGCGGCCATCGGCCGCTGGAGACGTAAGGAGGCCCTGCGCGCCACGCGGACGCGCAGGCCGGATTTGCTGGAAAACCTGACAAGCGAGGACATGGACCTGCTCGCCGAGATTGAATCGGAGCGCGGGCGGCCGAACACGGACAAGGAGAAGTCACAGTGA
- the rplS gene encoding 50S ribosomal protein L19, translating into MNIVDEYTRQNGKDADKLPKFNVGDTVRVHFRIVEGEKERIQVYEGVVIGRNRAESADATFTVRRVAFGEGVERVFPLHSPRVEKVEVIREGRVRRAKLYYLRDRVGKAARVKAKQRNA; encoded by the coding sequence GTGAACATCGTTGATGAATACACCCGGCAGAACGGGAAAGACGCGGACAAACTGCCCAAGTTCAACGTGGGCGACACCGTCCGCGTCCACTTCCGCATCGTCGAGGGCGAGAAGGAGCGCATCCAGGTCTACGAGGGCGTGGTGATCGGCCGGAACCGCGCCGAGAGCGCGGACGCCACCTTCACCGTGCGCCGCGTGGCCTTCGGCGAGGGCGTCGAGCGCGTCTTCCCGCTGCACTCCCCGCGCGTGGAAAAGGTCGAGGTGATCCGCGAGGGCCGCGTCCGCCGCGCCAAGCTGTATTACCTGCGCGACCGCGTCGGCAAGGCCGCGCGCGTGAAGGCGAAGCAGCGCAACGCCTGA
- the ispE gene encoding 4-(cytidine 5'-diphospho)-2-C-methyl-D-erythritol kinase, with protein MPDRADGRGRVVEPARAKVNLYLDVVRRREDGFHDIETLFQSLDLADEVTLEPRGDGQLTLDCSLPGLCAPEDNLALRAAVLLRRHTGCGAGAHISLEKRIPVAAGLAGGSADAAAVLRGLNRLWGLGLSHGELAAPALELGSDVPYCLAGGLAAATGRGECLTPLPPLPGGWQCVLADPGIPVRAARAYTHPLLEKCGPPPEGERWTSRFRQAVTLAAGGRLGELVFNRLERPVFHDHPVLAAIKETLLACGARAAAMSGSGSVLFGLFQETDPVEEAVAALKRSFPEVTAHRCRFSPETTA; from the coding sequence ATGCCGGACCGCGCCGACGGCCGCGGACGGGTGGTTGAGCCCGCACGCGCAAAGGTCAATCTCTATCTCGACGTGGTGCGCCGCCGCGAGGACGGGTTCCACGACATAGAGACGCTGTTCCAGTCCCTGGATCTGGCCGACGAAGTCACGTTGGAACCGCGCGGGGACGGGCAGCTCACCCTGGACTGTTCCCTGCCCGGACTCTGCGCGCCGGAGGACAACCTGGCCCTGCGGGCCGCGGTCCTTCTGCGCCGCCACACCGGCTGCGGCGCGGGGGCGCACATCTCGCTGGAGAAGCGCATCCCCGTCGCGGCCGGGCTGGCCGGAGGGTCCGCTGATGCGGCGGCGGTGCTGCGCGGTCTGAACCGCCTGTGGGGGCTTGGCCTTTCCCACGGGGAGCTGGCCGCGCCGGCTTTGGAGCTGGGGTCGGACGTGCCCTACTGCCTGGCGGGCGGCCTGGCCGCGGCGACAGGCCGGGGCGAATGCCTTACTCCCCTCCCCCCTCTTCCGGGCGGCTGGCAGTGTGTCCTTGCGGACCCCGGCATCCCCGTCCGCGCCGCGCGGGCGTACACCCATCCCCTGCTGGAGAAATGCGGCCCGCCGCCGGAAGGCGAGAGGTGGACTTCCCGTTTCCGGCAGGCGGTGACCCTGGCAGCCGGGGGACGGCTGGGGGAACTGGTGTTCAACCGGCTGGAACGGCCCGTGTTCCACGACCACCCCGTGCTGGCGGCGATCAAGGAGACCCTGCTGGCCTGCGGTGCGCGCGCGGCGGCCATGAGCGGCAGCGGCTCCGTGCTCTTCGGCCTGTTTCAGGAAACGGACCCCGTGGAAGAGGCGGTTGCCGCGCTGAAGCGGTCCTTTCCCGAAGTGACCGCGCATCGTTGCCGTTTCTCGCCGGAAACCACCGCGTAG
- the pheA gene encoding prephenate dehydratase — protein MTLDELRKQIDELDERIVECLNLRAKAAMAIGELKRRSDAPIYVPEREKAVFHRLAEKNRGPLDNKALSAVYREVMSAIRALEKPTSVAFLGPRDTFSHMAALRIFGAEAEYHPLPSFLDVFTEVERERIDYGIVPVESSMGGSVSDTLDRFITSELKIVNEVLLHITQNLLSKSPLEEVRRVYSKDNAILQCRNWLRANLPRAELIEVSSTAEAARRAAEEPGTAAIASRLAAATYSLDILMERIEDAPHNFTRFVVVGRQMVARTGDDKTSILVWVKDKPGALYNLLLPFCHRGINLTRIESRPSQQKAWEYVFFIDLLGHIEDQVVKETLEEAAEPARNLKILGSFPRAELID, from the coding sequence GTGACCCTCGATGAACTGCGCAAACAGATTGACGAGCTGGACGAGAGGATTGTGGAGTGCCTGAACCTGCGGGCGAAGGCGGCCATGGCCATCGGCGAGCTCAAGCGCCGGAGCGACGCGCCCATCTATGTCCCCGAGCGGGAGAAGGCCGTTTTCCACCGCCTCGCGGAGAAGAACAGGGGGCCCCTGGACAACAAAGCGCTTTCGGCGGTTTACCGCGAGGTCATGAGCGCCATCCGCGCCCTGGAAAAGCCCACCAGTGTGGCCTTCCTCGGCCCGCGCGACACCTTCAGCCACATGGCCGCCCTGCGTATCTTCGGCGCGGAGGCGGAGTACCACCCGCTGCCCTCGTTTCTGGACGTTTTCACGGAGGTGGAGCGCGAGCGCATTGACTACGGCATCGTCCCCGTGGAGAGCTCCATGGGCGGGTCGGTCAGCGACACCCTGGACCGCTTCATCACCTCGGAACTGAAGATCGTGAACGAGGTGCTCCTGCACATCACGCAAAACCTGCTCTCGAAGTCCCCCCTGGAGGAGGTCCGGCGCGTCTATTCAAAGGACAACGCCATCCTCCAGTGCCGGAACTGGCTCCGGGCCAACCTGCCGCGCGCCGAGCTCATCGAGGTGAGCAGCACGGCCGAGGCCGCCCGCCGCGCCGCCGAGGAGCCGGGCACCGCCGCCATCGCCAGCCGCCTCGCCGCGGCCACCTACTCGCTCGACATCCTCATGGAGCGCATCGAGGACGCGCCGCACAACTTCACCCGCTTCGTCGTCGTCGGACGCCAGATGGTCGCCCGGACCGGGGACGACAAGACCTCGATCCTCGTGTGGGTGAAGGACAAGCCCGGCGCGCTCTACAACCTGCTGCTCCCTTTCTGCCACCGGGGGATCAACCTGACCCGCATCGAGTCGCGCCCCTCCCAGCAGAAGGCGTGGGAATACGTGTTCTTCATTGACCTCCTGGGCCACATCGAGGACCAGGTGGTGAAGGAGACGCTGGAGGAGGCCGCGGAGCCCGCGCGCAACCTCAAGATTCTCGGATCCTTCCCGCGCGCGGAGCTGATTGACTGA
- a CDS encoding UvrD-helicase domain-containing protein, whose protein sequence is MSTVSLNDPQLAAVRAPDGPVLVLAGAGSGKTRVIIERMAWLAEERGVPPHQLLALTFTNKAAAEMRARLEQRLGAGNAGAFLGTFHSFALFVLRREMEHLGRSRNFTIFDDGDQLSLMKRLVRELPPGFTPVLPRTVLSWISRFKQKVEMPKDENDTPDPAHAKSFLRLWDAYHDALQAASAVDFDDMLSLLVRLLEDHPGVREKYQRRYRHVLIDEYQDTNRAQYMIARRLGEGHGNIFAVGDEDQSIYSWRGADINNILDFAKDFPQAMVHRLELNYRSTRNILDAANRVVANNINRLGKTLRTPNEAGEKVRHRWTESGSDEAEFVVKDIRRNSFAPESVAIFYRTNAQSRLFEEQLRLGNLNYVIVGGIKFYSRKEVKDLLAYLRLLVNPRDDESLRRIINVPARGVGATTQERLFEYAALRRMPIFDVLREIELDETLPQRARHSVAQLVALVDELSLRAKDAPVAELLEDVIERVNYRGFIQQSDEKEMRDRLSIVDEFVSACVEHDKQSGTPLADFLADMALSSDVDNWDTSAPAITLMTCHCAKGLEFENVYVTGLEEGLFPVLRGEEDDGDIEEERRLCYVAMTRARKTLTLTSAEERTIYGRPDKNREVSRFVNEIGWERIHSLIDKERKQGEEIAPGAPRRTRHGESAEGPDSAPAPLKNGTRVRHATFGSGTVIHVSSTGGKIKARVRFDTGKVALLMIGLAPLEILEGKHRDPR, encoded by the coding sequence GTGAGCACGGTTTCTCTTAACGACCCCCAGCTTGCGGCGGTGCGGGCCCCCGACGGCCCCGTGCTGGTGCTGGCGGGCGCGGGCAGCGGCAAGACCCGCGTCATCATCGAGCGCATGGCCTGGCTCGCGGAGGAGCGCGGCGTCCCGCCGCACCAGCTTCTCGCCCTGACCTTCACCAACAAGGCCGCCGCGGAGATGCGGGCGCGCCTGGAGCAGCGCCTCGGCGCGGGCAACGCGGGCGCCTTCCTGGGCACCTTCCACTCTTTCGCGCTCTTTGTCCTGCGCCGGGAAATGGAGCACCTCGGGCGGTCGCGCAATTTCACCATCTTCGACGACGGCGACCAGCTTTCCCTCATGAAGCGCCTCGTAAGGGAGCTGCCCCCCGGGTTTACCCCCGTGCTTCCGAGGACGGTCCTTTCCTGGATCTCGCGGTTCAAGCAGAAGGTGGAGATGCCGAAGGACGAAAACGACACCCCCGACCCGGCGCACGCGAAGTCCTTCCTGCGCCTGTGGGACGCCTACCACGACGCGCTGCAGGCCGCGTCGGCGGTGGATTTCGACGACATGCTTTCGCTGCTGGTGCGGCTGCTGGAGGACCACCCCGGGGTACGGGAGAAGTACCAGCGGCGCTACCGCCATGTGCTGATTGACGAGTACCAGGACACCAACCGGGCGCAGTACATGATCGCCCGCCGCCTCGGCGAGGGGCACGGAAACATCTTCGCCGTGGGCGACGAGGACCAGAGCATCTACTCCTGGCGCGGCGCCGACATCAACAACATCCTGGACTTCGCCAAGGATTTCCCGCAGGCGATGGTCCACCGGCTGGAGCTGAACTACCGCAGCACCCGGAACATCCTCGACGCCGCGAACCGCGTGGTGGCAAACAACATCAACCGCCTGGGCAAGACCCTCCGCACGCCCAACGAGGCGGGGGAGAAGGTCCGGCATAGGTGGACAGAGAGCGGCTCTGACGAGGCTGAGTTCGTCGTTAAAGACATCAGAAGAAACAGCTTTGCTCCAGAGTCTGTTGCCATCTTTTACCGTACCAACGCGCAGTCGCGCTTGTTCGAGGAACAACTCAGACTCGGCAACTTGAACTATGTGATTGTGGGCGGAATCAAGTTTTACAGCCGAAAGGAGGTCAAGGACCTGCTGGCCTACCTGCGCCTGCTGGTCAACCCCCGGGACGACGAGTCCCTGCGCAGGATCATCAACGTGCCCGCGCGCGGCGTCGGTGCCACCACCCAGGAGCGCCTCTTTGAGTACGCGGCCCTACGGCGCATGCCCATTTTCGACGTGCTAAGGGAGATCGAACTGGACGAGACGCTCCCCCAGCGCGCCCGCCATTCTGTGGCGCAGTTGGTGGCGCTGGTGGACGAGCTGTCCCTCCGGGCAAAGGACGCGCCCGTGGCGGAGCTGCTGGAGGATGTCATCGAACGGGTCAACTACCGGGGCTTCATCCAGCAGAGCGACGAGAAGGAGATGCGTGACCGCCTCTCGATTGTGGACGAATTCGTCTCCGCCTGCGTGGAGCACGACAAACAGTCGGGCACCCCGCTGGCAGACTTCCTTGCGGACATGGCGCTCTCTTCCGACGTGGACAATTGGGACACCTCCGCCCCGGCGATCACACTCATGACCTGCCACTGCGCCAAGGGCCTGGAATTTGAGAATGTCTATGTGACCGGGCTGGAGGAGGGGCTCTTCCCGGTGCTGCGCGGCGAGGAGGACGACGGGGACATCGAGGAGGAGCGGCGGCTCTGCTACGTCGCCATGACCCGCGCACGAAAAACGCTTACCCTCACATCCGCTGAAGAGCGCACGATCTACGGACGACCCGATAAGAATCGTGAGGTGTCCAGGTTTGTCAACGAGATCGGATGGGAGAGAATACATTCTCTCATCGATAAAGAGAGGAAACAGGGGGAGGAGATAGCGCCCGGCGCCCCCCGGCGGACGAGGCACGGGGAAAGCGCGGAGGGCCCGGACAGCGCCCCCGCGCCGCTCAAGAACGGCACGCGGGTGCGCCATGCCACCTTTGGGTCCGGCACCGTGATTCACGTTTCCTCCACAGGCGGCAAAATAAAGGCCCGGGTCCGTTTTGACACGGGGAAGGTCGCCCTGCTTATGATTGGGCTGGCTCCGCTGGAGATTCTGGAAGGAAAACACCGTGACCCTCGATGA
- a CDS encoding orotate phosphoribosyltransferase, producing the protein MTPEEVIDVFRKTGALLEGHFIYTSGRHGRQFLQAARVMQHPDHVARLCAAMAGKFRGDAVDLVVGPATGGIVLAYETAKSLGCRCAYSEKDGQGGMAVKRGFTVAPGSRVLVVEDIVTTGGSILKTVEHLRARGADIAGISVLIDRSAGEARFDCPYRPLAELPMVSYPPDQVPDDLKALPLVEPDDIILRG; encoded by the coding sequence ATGACGCCCGAAGAGGTGATTGACGTTTTCCGCAAGACCGGCGCCCTGCTGGAGGGCCACTTCATCTACACCAGCGGCCGCCACGGCCGGCAGTTCCTTCAGGCCGCGCGCGTCATGCAGCACCCGGACCATGTGGCGCGCCTGTGCGCCGCCATGGCCGGCAAGTTCCGCGGAGACGCCGTGGACCTCGTGGTTGGCCCGGCCACCGGCGGCATCGTGCTGGCCTATGAGACGGCGAAGTCCCTGGGCTGCCGCTGCGCCTATTCGGAAAAGGACGGGCAGGGGGGCATGGCCGTCAAGCGCGGCTTCACCGTCGCCCCCGGCAGCCGCGTGCTCGTCGTGGAGGACATCGTGACGACCGGCGGGTCCATCCTCAAAACCGTGGAGCATCTGCGCGCGCGCGGCGCGGACATCGCCGGCATCTCCGTCCTGATTGACCGCAGCGCGGGCGAGGCCCGTTTTGACTGCCCCTACCGCCCCCTTGCGGAGCTGCCCATGGTGAGCTATCCGCCGGACCAGGTCCCCGACGACCTGAAGGCGCTGCCCCTGGTGGAGCCCGACGACATCATCCTGCGCGGCTGA
- the pyrF gene encoding orotidine-5'-phosphate decarboxylase, translating into MNPELIVVLDVDTREEALDTVRRCGRCRWFKIGSQLFTRCGPSIVGEVRALGKEVMLDLKYHDIPNTVASAARAGAATGAGLMTLHALGGRKMVAAAREAVEGTGTRLLAVTILTSHSDGALRDDLGLAETAAQAVPRLARTALDAGAHGIVCSPQEIALVRAAAGPDALIVTPGVRPAGAALDDQQRVMTPGEAVRAGANMIVVGRPILRAPDPAEAVDSILKEIST; encoded by the coding sequence ATGAACCCAGAACTCATTGTTGTGCTGGACGTGGACACGCGCGAGGAGGCGCTGGACACCGTCCGCCGCTGCGGCCGATGCCGATGGTTCAAGATCGGGTCGCAGCTCTTCACCCGCTGCGGCCCCTCCATCGTCGGGGAGGTGCGCGCCCTCGGCAAAGAGGTCATGCTGGACCTCAAGTACCACGACATCCCGAACACCGTCGCCAGCGCCGCCCGCGCCGGCGCCGCCACGGGCGCGGGGCTCATGACCCTGCACGCCCTCGGCGGCCGCAAGATGGTGGCCGCCGCCCGCGAGGCCGTGGAGGGGACCGGAACGCGCCTGCTGGCCGTCACCATCCTCACCAGCCACAGCGACGGCGCGCTGCGGGACGATCTGGGCCTTGCCGAGACGGCGGCCCAGGCCGTGCCCCGGCTCGCGCGGACCGCGCTGGACGCCGGGGCGCACGGCATCGTGTGCTCGCCCCAGGAGATCGCCCTGGTCCGCGCCGCGGCGGGGCCGGACGCCCTCATCGTGACGCCCGGGGTGCGCCCCGCCGGGGCCGCCCTGGACGACCAGCAGCGCGTGATGACGCCCGGTGAGGCCGTGCGCGCCGGGGCCAACATGATTGTGGTGGGACGGCCCATCCTGCGCGCCCCCGATCCCGCCGAAGCCGTGGACAGCATTCTCAAGGAGATTTCCACATGA
- a CDS encoding dihydroorotate dehydrogenase — MSAASVNMQVSVGGLAMKNPVTVGSGTFGYGQEYDRYFDVSRLGAVTVKSLSLQPRAGNRPPRLVETPAGMLNAIGLQNVGIEAYLRDKLPFLREKGCTIIGNIYGYSPDEYAQLAEILEREEGADAIEANLSCPNVHDAKTRGCKLVSQSPERVAEYTRAVKAATKLPVFVKLSPNVMDITEPALAAEEAGADGLALINTLLGMGIDPETRRPILSNIVGGLSGPAIRPVAVKMVWDAARAVRIPIIGMGGICTAEDAVQFLLAGASAVAVGCASFRRPDTALRVVEGLEAYCARQGVADVSALVGAMKVD, encoded by the coding sequence ATGTCCGCAGCAAGCGTGAACATGCAGGTGAGCGTCGGCGGCCTGGCCATGAAGAACCCCGTGACCGTGGGGTCGGGCACCTTCGGCTACGGGCAGGAGTACGACCGCTACTTTGACGTGTCGCGCCTGGGCGCGGTCACGGTGAAGAGCCTCAGCCTCCAGCCCCGCGCGGGCAACCGCCCGCCCCGCCTCGTGGAGACGCCCGCGGGCATGCTGAACGCCATCGGCCTGCAGAACGTGGGCATCGAGGCCTACCTGCGCGACAAGCTGCCCTTTCTCCGGGAGAAGGGCTGCACTATCATCGGAAACATCTACGGGTACTCCCCCGACGAATACGCGCAGCTCGCCGAAATCCTGGAGCGGGAGGAGGGGGCGGACGCCATTGAGGCCAACCTCTCCTGCCCGAACGTCCACGACGCCAAGACGCGGGGGTGCAAACTGGTGTCCCAGTCGCCGGAGCGCGTTGCGGAGTACACCCGCGCGGTCAAGGCGGCCACCAAGCTGCCTGTTTTCGTCAAGCTGTCCCCCAACGTGATGGACATCACGGAGCCCGCCCTCGCGGCGGAGGAGGCGGGGGCCGACGGCCTCGCGCTCATCAACACGCTGCTCGGCATGGGGATTGACCCGGAAACCCGGCGGCCGATCCTCAGCAACATCGTGGGCGGCCTGAGCGGCCCGGCGATCCGGCCCGTCGCGGTCAAGATGGTGTGGGACGCCGCGCGCGCCGTGCGCATCCCCATCATCGGCATGGGCGGCATCTGCACGGCGGAGGACGCCGTCCAGTTCCTGCTCGCCGGGGCATCCGCCGTCGCTGTGGGCTGCGCGTCCTTCCGGCGGCCCGACACGGCCCTCCGCGTGGTGGAGGGGCTGGAGGCCTACTGCGCCCGCCAGGGCGTCGCCGACGTCTCCGCCCTCGTCGGCGCGATGAAGGTGGACTGA
- a CDS encoding dihydroorotate dehydrogenase electron transfer subunit encodes MPHVVDCEIMAHQEVAAGHYRMALHCPEIAAEALPGQFCMIEVRPGYHPFLRRPMSVERIFRDGISILYKVEGEGTRLLSGYRTGQSLNVQGPLGKPFPLPGEGKRPILVGGGIGVAPLPGLAERLMREAGCTPEIVLAARTDRLLLCSKDFAQMGCRVTLATDDGSAGMKGFASDALRTLKPGPDTVVYCCGPMPMMRAVHDVCAELGALCYASLEALMACGDGVCMGCVVEANVEIEAERMVRVCSDGPVFDSRIINWSA; translated from the coding sequence ATGCCCCACGTCGTGGACTGCGAGATCATGGCGCACCAGGAGGTCGCCGCCGGCCATTACCGGATGGCGCTGCACTGCCCGGAAATCGCGGCGGAGGCCCTGCCGGGGCAGTTCTGCATGATCGAGGTGCGCCCGGGGTACCATCCCTTCCTGCGGCGCCCCATGTCCGTCGAGCGGATTTTCCGCGACGGCATCTCCATCCTCTACAAGGTGGAGGGCGAGGGTACCCGGCTCCTTTCGGGATACCGGACCGGCCAGTCGCTGAACGTGCAGGGCCCTCTGGGCAAGCCGTTCCCCCTGCCCGGGGAGGGGAAGCGCCCCATCCTGGTGGGCGGCGGCATCGGGGTGGCCCCCCTGCCGGGGCTTGCCGAGCGCCTCATGCGCGAGGCGGGCTGCACCCCGGAAATCGTCCTGGCCGCCCGCACGGACCGGCTCCTCCTGTGCAGCAAAGACTTTGCCCAGATGGGTTGCCGCGTGACCCTGGCCACCGACGACGGCTCGGCGGGCATGAAGGGCTTCGCCTCGGACGCCCTGCGCACGCTGAAACCGGGGCCGGACACGGTGGTGTACTGCTGCGGCCCCATGCCCATGATGCGGGCCGTGCACGACGTCTGCGCGGAGCTGGGCGCCCTCTGCTACGCCTCCCTGGAGGCGCTCATGGCCTGCGGCGACGGCGTGTGCATGGGCTGCGTCGTGGAGGCCAACGTGGAGATCGAGGCGGAGCGCATGGTGCGCGTCTGCTCCGACGGCCCCGTGTTTGACTCGCGCATCATCAACTGGTCCGCCTGA